The following coding sequences lie in one Kribbella sp. NBC_00709 genomic window:
- a CDS encoding TIGR03619 family F420-dependent LLM class oxidoreductase: MKFAVTYSTPGQGMDPERLVEFAQHAEASGFEGLYVPEHIALYRGASLGGFELPTTLEYADPLDLLMYVAASTERLLLGTAVLLLPYHHPVTLAKRLATIDVLSKGRMRLLTVGLGSLPGEARAVGVDFATRGRRTDEAIDVLRLLWTGGADGVSYSGEFFEFEELCSFPHPLAPLPIHIGGSSRAAARRAGRRGDGYFPGGALPPAERAAQWELARETSGRDDLEYTRWASADLTPSALEGYERQGVTRLVINAQTPADLTTFAQRFSLS; the protein is encoded by the coding sequence GTGAAATTCGCCGTCACTTACAGCACGCCAGGACAGGGGATGGATCCGGAGCGGCTGGTGGAGTTCGCCCAGCACGCGGAGGCCAGCGGCTTCGAGGGGCTGTACGTCCCCGAGCACATCGCCCTCTACCGCGGTGCGTCCTTGGGCGGCTTCGAGCTCCCGACGACACTCGAGTACGCCGACCCACTCGACCTGCTCATGTACGTCGCCGCCTCGACGGAGCGTCTCCTGCTGGGTACCGCAGTACTGCTGCTGCCGTACCACCATCCGGTCACCCTCGCGAAGCGTCTCGCCACGATCGACGTGCTGTCGAAGGGCCGGATGCGCCTGCTGACCGTCGGGCTGGGCAGTCTGCCCGGTGAGGCACGCGCCGTCGGCGTCGACTTCGCGACCCGTGGTCGCCGTACGGACGAGGCCATCGACGTACTGCGCTTGCTGTGGACCGGCGGAGCGGACGGGGTCAGCTACTCGGGTGAGTTCTTCGAGTTCGAGGAGCTGTGCAGCTTCCCACACCCGTTGGCCCCGCTGCCGATCCACATCGGCGGCTCGAGCCGCGCGGCCGCACGCCGAGCCGGCCGCCGCGGCGACGGCTACTTCCCAGGTGGCGCACTGCCGCCGGCCGAGCGTGCAGCCCAATGGGAGCTGGCCCGCGAGACCTCCGGCCGGGACGACCTCGAGTACACCCGCTGGGCTTCCGCCGACCTGACCCCCTCGGCCCTCGAGGGGTACGAACGCCAAGGCGTCACCCGCCTGGTGATCAACGCCCAAACCCCCGCCGACCTGACCACCTTCGCTCAACGCTTCAGCCTGTCCTGA
- a CDS encoding cytochrome P450 yields MVATYLKRWVGNRILSKTTRKGGLDLSKMRMFPSSVSMPLRREGLDPVPALAEVRETEPVHKLAHLFGLNVWVVSGHAEAKAVLADTTNFSNDIRPLVGSDPNKPSEGIGGLGFTDPPDHTRLRKLLTPEFTKRKLARLEPAIEKIVNDQLDLMEAKGPVVDIVSDFAFNVPFLLIADLLGVEEQDRDRFRALGPARFDLSGGGIGVFGSASESRDFLFEIVRKQRTNPGDGLIGSIIREQGDDLDDVELGGLADGVFLGGYETSASMLALGTLVLLRDPKNFELIRNEPGAVDGIVEELLRYLTVVQVAFPRFARHDQELFGQQVKKGDLVAVSLSGADRDKAVFGADAEDFYPRRTVSAAHLAFGHGMHRCVGAELARMELRAAFSALANRFPDLSLAVPEEQLRFRDFSIVYGVEALPVQLHAASTNQAAV; encoded by the coding sequence ATGGTTGCGACATACCTGAAGAGATGGGTCGGCAACCGCATTCTCAGCAAGACCACCCGCAAAGGTGGTCTTGACCTGTCGAAGATGCGGATGTTCCCCAGCTCGGTCTCGATGCCGCTGCGCCGGGAGGGTCTCGACCCGGTCCCGGCGCTCGCCGAGGTGCGGGAGACCGAGCCGGTGCACAAACTGGCCCACCTGTTCGGGCTGAACGTGTGGGTGGTCAGTGGGCATGCCGAGGCGAAGGCCGTGCTCGCCGACACCACCAACTTCAGCAACGACATCCGGCCGCTGGTCGGCTCGGACCCGAACAAGCCGTCGGAGGGCATCGGCGGTCTCGGGTTCACCGATCCGCCGGACCACACCCGGCTGCGGAAGCTGCTCACGCCCGAGTTCACCAAGCGCAAGCTGGCCAGGCTGGAGCCGGCGATCGAGAAGATCGTCAACGACCAGCTGGACCTGATGGAGGCCAAGGGGCCGGTCGTCGACATCGTCTCCGACTTCGCGTTCAACGTGCCGTTCCTGCTGATCGCCGACCTGCTCGGCGTCGAGGAGCAGGATCGCGACCGCTTCCGCGCCCTCGGCCCGGCCCGGTTCGACCTGTCCGGTGGCGGGATCGGGGTGTTCGGGTCGGCTTCGGAGTCGCGGGACTTCCTGTTCGAGATCGTGCGCAAGCAGCGGACGAACCCGGGCGACGGGCTGATCGGGTCGATCATCCGCGAGCAGGGTGACGACCTCGACGACGTCGAGCTCGGTGGGCTCGCCGACGGCGTGTTCCTGGGCGGGTACGAGACGTCCGCGAGCATGCTCGCGCTCGGCACGCTGGTGCTGTTGCGCGACCCGAAGAACTTCGAGCTGATCCGGAACGAGCCCGGCGCGGTCGACGGGATCGTCGAGGAGCTGCTGCGGTACCTGACGGTCGTCCAGGTCGCGTTCCCGCGCTTCGCGCGGCACGACCAGGAGCTGTTCGGCCAGCAGGTGAAGAAGGGCGACCTGGTCGCGGTGTCGCTGTCCGGAGCGGACCGCGACAAGGCGGTCTTCGGCGCGGACGCCGAGGACTTCTACCCCCGCCGTACGGTGTCTGCCGCCCACCTCGCCTTCGGTCACGGCATGCACCGCTGCGTCGGTGCGGAGCTGGCCCGGATGGAGCTGCGGGCCGCCTTCAGCGCCCTCGCCAATCGCTTCCCGGACCTGTCCCTCGCCGTACCCGAGGAGCAGCTGCGCTTCCGCGACTTCTCGATCGTGTACGGCGTCGAGGCCCTCCCCGTCCAACTCCACGCCGCCTCCACCAACCAAGCCGCCGTCTGA
- a CDS encoding ABC transporter ATP-binding protein encodes MIEAKGLTKRYGATVAVDNLSFEVKPGKVTGFLGPNGAGKSTTMRMILGLDTPTSGEVTIDGQRYRDLKRPLTKVGALLDAKWVHPNRSARAHLAWMAASNKLPKDSVDKALEMVGLSAVANKRAGAFSLGMSQRLGIAGALLGDPEVLLFDEPVNGLDPEGIVWIRTFMHRLADEGRTVLVSSHLLSEMALTAEDLVVIGRGKLIMQSTTQEFVDRASGTTVKVRTPQLDQLAGVLNGQQLVTRIEDVEDEGKVLFVDGDVSTDQVGEAAAAHGIVLHELTLQRGSLEQAFMQMTGDSVEYHAHDEIAAVTKLDEPSGAEVAAGPKEDN; translated from the coding sequence ATGATCGAGGCAAAGGGCCTCACCAAGCGATACGGCGCAACAGTTGCCGTTGACAACCTGTCTTTCGAGGTGAAACCCGGGAAGGTGACCGGCTTCCTCGGCCCGAACGGGGCCGGCAAGTCGACCACCATGCGGATGATCCTCGGGCTCGACACCCCGACGTCCGGCGAAGTCACCATCGACGGACAGCGCTACCGCGACCTGAAGCGGCCGCTGACCAAGGTCGGCGCGCTGCTGGACGCCAAGTGGGTACACCCGAACCGGTCCGCCCGCGCCCACCTGGCCTGGATGGCCGCGTCCAACAAGCTGCCGAAGGACTCGGTCGACAAGGCCCTGGAGATGGTCGGCCTGTCCGCGGTCGCGAACAAGCGGGCCGGCGCCTTCTCGCTGGGTATGTCCCAGCGGCTCGGCATCGCCGGCGCGCTGCTCGGCGACCCGGAGGTGCTGCTGTTCGACGAGCCGGTCAACGGTCTCGACCCGGAGGGCATCGTCTGGATCCGGACCTTCATGCACCGGCTGGCCGACGAGGGCCGGACCGTGCTGGTCTCCAGCCACCTGCTGTCCGAGATGGCGCTCACCGCCGAGGACCTGGTCGTCATCGGCCGCGGCAAGCTGATCATGCAGAGCACCACCCAGGAGTTCGTCGACCGGGCCAGCGGTACGACGGTCAAGGTGCGGACCCCGCAGCTCGACCAGCTGGCCGGCGTACTGAACGGGCAGCAGCTGGTCACCCGGATCGAGGACGTCGAGGACGAGGGCAAGGTCCTGTTCGTCGACGGCGACGTGAGCACCGACCAGGTCGGCGAGGCGGCCGCCGCCCACGGCATCGTGCTGCACGAGCTGACGCTGCAGCGTGGATCGCTGGAGCAGGCGTTCATGCAGATGACCGGTGACTCGGTCGAGTACCACGCGCACGACGAGATCGCTGCCGTGACCAAGCTCGACGAGCCGTCGGGCGCCGAGGTGGCCGCGGGTCCGAAGGAGGACAACTGA
- a CDS encoding DUF2785 domain-containing protein has product MTDWAQVRDAGYAVPDDRSTAELVAELAGMLRSPDPVVRDRHAYAVLATWIGRGVLPAEQLRALGDEMVPRFGDPEIQARTFAPLILDSIVSAGVFEPHWVPPFERWYVAEEDLRGYDEKLGWLHAVAHGADLLGALGLHSAVEPVQMLRLGIGRLLTPTSYVLRDMEDDRLGYALAVTLTRDDLTESDAVSWLDPAIRILSNPPVEGITPEVTNTMRTLRVLYVLADHGVRVGDEKKLTPIPHREHVKTKLVDVFRIVTPYYL; this is encoded by the coding sequence ATGACCGATTGGGCGCAGGTGCGCGACGCGGGCTACGCGGTCCCTGACGACCGCTCCACGGCCGAGCTGGTGGCCGAACTGGCAGGCATGCTGCGATCCCCGGATCCCGTTGTCCGCGACCGGCACGCGTACGCCGTACTCGCGACCTGGATCGGCCGCGGCGTACTGCCGGCCGAGCAGCTGCGGGCGCTGGGCGACGAGATGGTGCCGCGGTTCGGCGACCCGGAGATCCAGGCGCGGACGTTCGCGCCGTTGATCCTGGACTCGATCGTGTCCGCGGGAGTCTTCGAGCCGCACTGGGTGCCGCCGTTCGAGCGCTGGTACGTCGCCGAGGAGGACCTGCGCGGGTACGACGAGAAGCTCGGCTGGCTGCACGCGGTCGCGCACGGCGCCGATCTGCTCGGGGCCCTCGGGCTGCACTCCGCGGTGGAGCCGGTACAGATGCTCCGGCTCGGGATCGGGCGGTTGCTGACGCCGACGTCGTACGTGCTGCGGGACATGGAGGACGACCGGCTCGGGTACGCGCTGGCGGTGACGCTCACCCGCGACGACCTGACCGAGTCCGATGCGGTGTCCTGGCTCGACCCGGCGATCCGGATCCTCTCGAACCCGCCGGTCGAAGGGATCACGCCCGAGGTGACGAACACAATGCGGACGTTGCGGGTGCTCTACGTGCTGGCCGATCACGGTGTGCGAGTCGGGGATGAGAAAAAGCTCACCCCGATCCCGCACCGCGAACACGTCAAGACAAAGCTGGTCGACGTGTTCCGGATCGTCACGCCGTACTATCTCTGA
- a CDS encoding DUF4142 domain-containing protein has product MSPRRVIALLLLVLAGLAATAQTASAAPPTPDSTYLDAAHQLNLTIIDAAHAANSQGGSSCVRTVAVQIERDHRKLAAQETQLATRFGMKLPTLPSTAQRKQLDAVGAKSGTAGYDAAWLALQRQLHQQYLKLIDGDLPKAASPAVESVADGARPVVQMDLQMVTGPCRVVTNKPVVPTGDGGQAADAQKARSRAALVLLVIGALLLLVGKQKTMRRRLLGVAAVAAGLVTVFGHPGNTGKVPQAGKSAAEREAAIPPVRVTLPGVKNASVQPVATSANGQLQVPASPTAVGWWAGGAAPGSDGGTVLLAGHVDSARYGLGVFAGLSEVPVGAKVTVTGGDGDMHRYKIVARRVYPQTALPTDLFQGAGKPRLVLVTCTGAYDHKAHRYTHNLVLYGVPVV; this is encoded by the coding sequence ATGTCTCCCCGGCGGGTGATCGCTTTGCTGCTGCTGGTCCTGGCGGGCCTGGCGGCAACGGCGCAGACGGCGAGCGCCGCACCGCCGACGCCGGACTCCACCTACCTCGACGCGGCGCACCAGCTCAATCTGACGATCATCGATGCCGCCCACGCCGCGAATTCGCAGGGCGGCAGCTCGTGCGTGCGAACCGTCGCCGTCCAGATCGAGCGTGATCACCGCAAGCTCGCCGCACAGGAGACCCAGCTCGCCACTCGCTTCGGCATGAAGCTGCCGACGCTTCCTTCGACGGCACAGCGCAAGCAGCTCGACGCCGTCGGAGCCAAGTCCGGGACGGCCGGGTACGACGCCGCGTGGCTCGCGTTGCAGCGGCAGCTGCACCAGCAGTACCTGAAGCTGATCGACGGCGACCTGCCGAAGGCCGCCTCACCCGCGGTGGAGTCGGTGGCCGACGGCGCCAGGCCCGTCGTCCAGATGGATCTGCAGATGGTGACAGGTCCCTGTCGTGTCGTCACCAACAAGCCGGTCGTGCCCACTGGCGACGGTGGCCAGGCAGCCGACGCCCAGAAGGCACGCTCGCGGGCAGCATTGGTCCTGCTGGTCATCGGAGCACTGCTTCTCCTGGTCGGCAAGCAGAAGACGATGCGGCGGCGCCTCCTCGGTGTGGCAGCTGTGGCCGCAGGGCTCGTCACGGTGTTCGGGCACCCCGGCAATACCGGGAAGGTCCCACAAGCCGGTAAGTCCGCGGCGGAACGTGAAGCTGCCATTCCGCCGGTCCGGGTGACGCTCCCCGGGGTCAAGAACGCGTCGGTGCAGCCGGTCGCGACCAGTGCGAACGGCCAACTGCAGGTGCCGGCGTCGCCGACCGCAGTGGGCTGGTGGGCCGGCGGAGCGGCACCGGGCTCGGACGGTGGCACCGTGCTGCTCGCCGGCCACGTGGACTCCGCCCGCTACGGACTCGGGGTGTTCGCCGGGCTGTCCGAAGTACCGGTCGGTGCCAAGGTCACGGTGACAGGTGGAGACGGCGACATGCACCGGTACAAGATCGTGGCTCGCCGCGTCTATCCGCAGACCGCTCTGCCGACGGATCTCTTCCAGGGGGCCGGGAAGCCCCGGCTGGTGCTGGTCACGTGCACCGGCGCGTACGACCACAAGGCGCACCGCTACACCCACAACCTGGTGCTGTACGGCGTGCCGGTGGTCTGA
- a CDS encoding sodium-translocating pyrophosphatase, which yields MSASLAPQAVDLSSSNTTLVIVVGVIAILAVAIAMVFRGQVLAANDGTENMKTIAAAVQEGASAFLSRQFRTLSIFAVVAFLLLFLLPAHTDGGNETTLKIFRSVFFLVGAGFSALIGYLGMWLATRANVRVAAAARDEGREPAMRVAFRTGGTVGMATVGLGLFGAALVVLLFKGDAPTVLEGFGFGAAMLAMFMRVGGGIFTKAADVGADLVGKVEQNIPEDDPRNAATIADNVGDNVGDCAGMAADLFESYAVMLVASLILGKAAFGEQGLIFPLIVPTIGAITAVVGVFLTRPRTGENGLRTINRAFYISAIISAVLCAVAAFVYLPSSFKDLTGASATIAAYDGDPRLIATVSVIIGIVLAAIILALTGYYTGTEDKPVRDVGKTSLTGAATVILSGISVGFESAVYTAVVIAAAVYGAFLVGGSGVVALFAIALAGCGLLTTVGVIVAMDTFGPVSDNAQGIAEMSGEVDGEAAQILTELDAVGNTTKAITKGIAIATAVLAATALFGSYTDSIRTSLGDNYAKFEAEALVFNPGTLVGIILGAAVVFMFSGLAINAVGRAAGAVVYEVRRQFRDIPGIMEGTGKPEYGKVVDICTRDSLRELATPGLLALTAPIAVGFGLGAAALAGYLAGAIGAGTLMAVFLANSGGAWDNAKKLVEDGNWGGKGSPAHEATVIGDTVGDPFKDTAGPAINPLIKVMNLVSVLIAPAVVGMSAIGDDPNKALRIIIAVVAVVILAAAVYVSKRRESVISDTPAEVNAAA from the coding sequence TCGCGATGGTCTTCCGGGGCCAGGTGCTTGCCGCGAACGATGGCACCGAGAACATGAAGACGATCGCCGCTGCGGTCCAGGAAGGTGCCTCGGCCTTTCTGAGCCGGCAGTTCCGGACGTTGTCGATCTTCGCCGTAGTCGCATTCCTGTTGCTGTTCCTGCTGCCTGCTCACACAGACGGCGGCAACGAGACCACGCTGAAGATCTTCCGATCCGTCTTCTTCCTGGTCGGCGCGGGCTTCTCCGCCCTGATCGGCTACCTGGGGATGTGGCTCGCGACGCGCGCCAACGTCCGGGTCGCCGCGGCCGCGCGGGACGAGGGCCGCGAACCGGCGATGCGGGTCGCGTTCCGTACCGGCGGCACGGTCGGCATGGCGACCGTGGGCCTCGGCCTGTTCGGCGCCGCGCTCGTCGTGCTGCTGTTCAAGGGTGACGCCCCGACGGTGCTCGAGGGCTTCGGCTTCGGCGCCGCGATGCTCGCCATGTTCATGCGGGTCGGCGGCGGTATCTTCACCAAGGCCGCCGACGTCGGCGCCGACCTGGTCGGCAAGGTCGAGCAGAACATCCCCGAGGACGACCCGCGCAACGCCGCCACCATCGCCGACAACGTCGGTGACAACGTGGGTGACTGCGCCGGTATGGCGGCCGATCTGTTCGAGTCGTACGCCGTGATGCTGGTGGCCTCGCTGATCCTGGGCAAGGCCGCGTTCGGCGAGCAGGGCCTGATCTTCCCGCTGATCGTGCCGACCATCGGTGCGATCACCGCGGTCGTCGGCGTCTTCCTGACCCGTCCGCGGACCGGTGAGAACGGCCTGCGCACGATCAACCGGGCCTTCTACATCTCCGCGATCATCTCCGCCGTGCTCTGCGCGGTGGCTGCGTTCGTCTACCTGCCGAGCAGCTTCAAGGACCTGACCGGCGCCAGCGCGACGATCGCCGCGTACGACGGTGACCCGCGGCTGATCGCCACCGTTTCGGTGATCATCGGCATCGTGCTGGCCGCCATCATCCTGGCGCTGACGGGTTACTACACGGGCACCGAGGACAAGCCGGTCAGGGACGTCGGCAAGACCTCGCTGACCGGTGCCGCGACCGTGATCCTGTCCGGTATCTCGGTCGGTTTCGAGTCCGCCGTCTACACCGCCGTGGTGATCGCGGCGGCCGTCTACGGCGCCTTCCTGGTCGGCGGTTCCGGTGTGGTCGCGCTGTTCGCGATCGCGCTGGCCGGCTGTGGTCTGCTCACCACCGTCGGTGTCATCGTTGCGATGGACACCTTCGGCCCGGTCTCCGACAACGCGCAGGGCATCGCTGAGATGTCCGGTGAGGTGGACGGCGAGGCGGCCCAGATCCTGACCGAGCTGGACGCCGTCGGCAACACCACCAAGGCCATCACCAAGGGCATTGCGATCGCGACCGCCGTACTGGCCGCGACCGCGCTGTTCGGCTCCTACACCGACTCGATCCGGACCTCTCTGGGCGACAACTACGCCAAGTTCGAGGCCGAGGCGCTGGTGTTCAACCCGGGCACCCTGGTCGGCATCATCCTCGGTGCGGCCGTCGTGTTCATGTTCTCCGGTCTCGCGATCAACGCCGTCGGCCGTGCCGCCGGTGCGGTCGTCTACGAGGTCCGTCGCCAGTTCCGCGACATCCCCGGGATCATGGAGGGGACGGGCAAGCCGGAGTACGGCAAGGTCGTCGACATCTGCACCCGGGACTCGCTGCGGGAGCTGGCCACGCCTGGTCTGCTCGCGCTGACCGCGCCGATCGCCGTCGGCTTCGGCCTCGGCGCCGCGGCGCTGGCCGGCTACCTGGCCGGTGCGATCGGCGCCGGCACGCTGATGGCGGTCTTCCTGGCCAACTCCGGTGGTGCCTGGGACAACGCCAAGAAGCTGGTCGAGGACGGCAACTGGGGCGGTAAGGGTTCGCCCGCGCACGAGGCCACCGTCATCGGTGACACCGTCGGCGACCCGTTCAAGGACACCGCCGGCCCGGCCATCAACCCGCTGATCAAGGTGATGAACCTGGTCTCGGTGCTGATCGCTCCGGCCGTCGTCGGGATGTCGGCGATCGGCGACGACCCGAACAAGGCGCTCCGGATCATCATCGCGGTCGTCGCGGTGGTCATCCTGGCCGCCGCGGTCTACGTCTCCAAGCGCCGGGAGTCGGTCATCTCCGACACCCCGGCCGAGGTGAACGCGGCCGCGTAG
- a CDS encoding NUDIX hydrolase, producing the protein MDALKGVGEPAAAYAAGLPRKRVVAGVVFRASDGRVLLVEPSYKVNWEIPGGSVEADESPWDGAARELQEELGWEQPVGRLLVVDHVRTQQHRPEGIVFVFDGGVLSDAEVAALRFPDGEIVSAGFYGPAETRQLVKPLLADRIEAALTAARDGSTWLCENGKPVRTG; encoded by the coding sequence ATGGACGCTTTGAAGGGTGTGGGTGAGCCGGCGGCGGCATATGCGGCTGGGCTACCGCGGAAGCGCGTGGTGGCGGGCGTGGTGTTCCGGGCGTCCGATGGTCGGGTGCTTCTGGTCGAGCCGTCGTACAAGGTGAACTGGGAGATCCCGGGCGGCTCCGTCGAGGCGGATGAGTCGCCCTGGGACGGGGCGGCCCGGGAGTTGCAGGAGGAGCTGGGCTGGGAGCAGCCCGTTGGGCGGTTGCTGGTTGTGGATCATGTGCGCACGCAGCAGCATCGGCCGGAGGGGATCGTGTTCGTCTTCGACGGCGGCGTACTGAGCGATGCCGAGGTCGCCGCGTTGAGGTTCCCCGACGGTGAGATCGTGTCGGCCGGGTTCTATGGCCCGGCCGAGACACGGCAGTTGGTGAAGCCCTTGCTGGCTGATCGCATCGAGGCGGCACTGACCGCCGCGCGCGACGGCTCGACCTGGCTGTGCGAGAACGGGAAGCCGGTCAGGACAGGCTGA